The nucleotide window GTCCGGCCCGTGTCCGTCTCGTCCCATATGGGGATGCGGACGCCGACCTGTCCCGACACCTCGGCGAAGGGGCTCACGGCGAACTGCAGTGAGTCGATTGAGTGGCCGAAGGTGATCGTAAAGGCGCTCGCCCCCGCCTCCTTGGCTGCTCGCCATGTGCCGTCGGCGGGCCGGGCGGTGATGCCCGCGGCGGTGTGCGTCAGGCTGCACGACAATACCTCGCCGACGTAGCCCTGCTGCACCATCTGCCGCAACTTGAGCACCGTCGGCGAGCAGCGTCCCTGCAGCCCCACCATCGTGTGGACGCCTTTGGCCTTGGCCAGGTCGGCCATCTCCCGCGCCTCCGCCTGCGTTGCGCCCAGCGGCCACTCCGTGTAGACGTGCTTCCCGGCCTCCAGCGCCGCCATCGTCAGCTCGTGGTGGTACGGCACCTTGACCGCGATGGACACCACGTCGATGTCCGGGTGTACGACCATCGCCCTGTGGTCGTGGAAGCTCAGCGGCACGTTGAACCGCTCCGCAGAGGCCGCCGCCGTTTCCGGGCGGCTCGTGCAGACGGCCGTCAGCGCCAGCTCCGGCAGCTTCTCCAGCGCAGGCACGTGGGCCCGGCTCCCCCAGCCATAGTCGACATTCACGCCAATGAGCCCCACGCGAAGGGGCCGAGTGCTCGTAGTCACAGTATCCTCCCGGGTAAAGATTGCGGGGGCATTGTACCAACCCCGTCGAGGTTTAGCCCTGTTCCACCGGCGGCAGCACCCCGCGCAGCCACGCCGACAGGTCGCCGACAAGCTGTCGGCTGATCTCGTGTCCCATCGCGTACTCGTGGTACTCCGTCTGGTATCCCTCGGCCTCCAGGAAGCCGCGCATCATCCGCGCCTGCTCCACGGAGATCTGCGGGTCGAACTCCCCGTGCCCGACGAACACCGGCTGCGTCCGCTCCGTCGGCAGCAACCCGAGCAGGTGCTCC belongs to Chloroflexota bacterium and includes:
- a CDS encoding Gfo/Idh/MocA family oxidoreductase, translating into MTTSTRPLRVGLIGVNVDYGWGSRAHVPALEKLPELALTAVCTSRPETAAASAERFNVPLSFHDHRAMVVHPDIDVVSIAVKVPYHHELTMAALEAGKHVYTEWPLGATQAEAREMADLAKAKGVHTMVGLQGRCSPTVLKLRQMVQQGYVGEVLSCSLTHTAAGITARPADGTWRAAKEAGASAFTITFGHSIDSLQFAVSPFAEVSGQVGVRIPIWDETDTGRTVDVTAIDTIAVSGTLENGAIVSASIGSAPQLGPGFRMEIVGRDGMLVATSAGGPNTNPLRIQGGRAGDERLEDIPIDVDDVWTPDEAPQGAPFHVAQMYRRFGEQIAGGPAGLVPDFQEAADLHRLLDAVERASETGQRQRVRG